One genomic window of Hyperolius riggenbachi isolate aHypRig1 chromosome 7, aHypRig1.pri, whole genome shotgun sequence includes the following:
- the LOC137525486 gene encoding histone H1-like isoform X3: protein MAAKKAGKSKAKAKTPVKHPGGAPGPAKVHTTKPAGKPKQANKINKGMKQAGMVGGIGGPRSKPKKKNPIKTAVPGVLQNNQPAAQKKKAVKRKQAQPSQAPGPAKVSTTKPAGKPKQIMKINKGMIPAGVLGGIAGPSSKPKKKNPTKTAIPGALQNNQPAAQKKKKAVKRKQTQPSQAAAVSIKRRKTIKTDPAAQMNFVERPPIHFSMSSPPIQPPSVIHVHPVQQMQPFYSNPPPIQDLYNNFQREIPSQSQSDSRTTDSESHQIIKDLRHFVDEHRQDLIGKINPVEPILDDLLNKELLKQEQYDNCKSKETSQSQMRELFGYVRGWGNPDKDIFLQILEHHNEPIIRGLRE from the exons CCCCTGGACCTGCTAAAGTCCACACAACTAAGCCAGCCGGGAAGCCGAAGCAGGCCAACAAGATAAACAAGGGCATGAAACAAGCAGGGATGGTTGGGGGCATTGGTGGTCCAAGGTCTAAACCCAAAAAGAAAAATCCAATCAAAACTGCTGTTCCTGGAGTTCTACAAAATAATCAGCCAGCTGCACAGAAGAAGAAAGCGGTAAAACGAAAACAAGCACAACCAAGTCAAG CTCCTGGACCCGCTAAAGTCTCCACAACTAAGCCAGCTGGAAAGCCAAAGCAGATCATGAAGATAAACAAGGGCATGATACCAGCAGGGGTGCTTGGGGGCATTGCTGGTCCAAGCTCTAAACCCAAAAAGAAAAATCCAACAAAAACTGCTATTCCTGGAGCTCTACAAAATAATCAACCAGCTgcacagaagaagaagaaagcgGTTAAACGAAAACAAACACAACCAAGTCAAG CAGCTGCTGTGAGCATCAAAAGAAGAAAAACCATCAAAACTGATCCAGCAG CTCAAATGAACTTTGTGGAGAGACCCCCAATACACTTCAGCATGAGCAGTCCTCCCATTCAGCCTCCCAGTGTGATCCATGTCCACCCAGTTCAACAGATGCAGCCATTCTACAGTAACCCGCCACCGATTCAGGACTTGTACAACAATTTTCAAA GAGAGATTCCCAGTCAGAGTCAGAGTGACTCAAGGACAACTGACAGTGAATCTCATCAGATCATTAAAG ATCTGAGACACTTTGTAGATGAACACAGACAAGATCTGATCGGCAAGATCAACCCAGTAGAACCCATCTTAGATGATCTGCTGAATAAGGAGTTACTGAAGCAAGAACAATATGATAATTGTAAAAGCAAGGAAACATCCCAGAGCCAGATGAGAGAGCTGTTCGGTTATGTGAGAGGTTGGGGTAACCCTGACAAAGACATCTTCCTCCAAATCCTGGAACACCATAATGAGCCAATAATCAGAGGACTCCGGGAATAA
- the LOC137525486 gene encoding uncharacterized protein isoform X4, giving the protein MKQAGMVGGIGGPRSKPKKKNPIKTAVPGVLQNNQPAAQKKKAVKRKQAQPSQAPGPAKVSTTKPAGKPKQIMKINKGMIPAGVLGGIAGPSSKPKKKNPTKTAIPGALQNNQPAAQKKKKAVKRKQTQPSQAAAVSIKRRKTIKTDPAAQMNFVERPPIHFSMSSPPIQPPSVIHVHPVQQMQPFYSNPPPIQDLYNNFQREIPSQSQSDSRTTDSESHQIIKDLRHFVDEHRQDLIGKINPVEPILDDLLNKELLKQEQYDNCKSKETSQSQMRELFGYVRGWGNPDKDIFLQILEHHNEPIIRGLRE; this is encoded by the exons ATGAAACAAGCAGGGATGGTTGGGGGCATTGGTGGTCCAAGGTCTAAACCCAAAAAGAAAAATCCAATCAAAACTGCTGTTCCTGGAGTTCTACAAAATAATCAGCCAGCTGCACAGAAGAAGAAAGCGGTAAAACGAAAACAAGCACAACCAAGTCAAG CTCCTGGACCCGCTAAAGTCTCCACAACTAAGCCAGCTGGAAAGCCAAAGCAGATCATGAAGATAAACAAGGGCATGATACCAGCAGGGGTGCTTGGGGGCATTGCTGGTCCAAGCTCTAAACCCAAAAAGAAAAATCCAACAAAAACTGCTATTCCTGGAGCTCTACAAAATAATCAACCAGCTgcacagaagaagaagaaagcgGTTAAACGAAAACAAACACAACCAAGTCAAG CAGCTGCTGTGAGCATCAAAAGAAGAAAAACCATCAAAACTGATCCAGCAG CTCAAATGAACTTTGTGGAGAGACCCCCAATACACTTCAGCATGAGCAGTCCTCCCATTCAGCCTCCCAGTGTGATCCATGTCCACCCAGTTCAACAGATGCAGCCATTCTACAGTAACCCGCCACCGATTCAGGACTTGTACAACAATTTTCAAA GAGAGATTCCCAGTCAGAGTCAGAGTGACTCAAGGACAACTGACAGTGAATCTCATCAGATCATTAAAG ATCTGAGACACTTTGTAGATGAACACAGACAAGATCTGATCGGCAAGATCAACCCAGTAGAACCCATCTTAGATGATCTGCTGAATAAGGAGTTACTGAAGCAAGAACAATATGATAATTGTAAAAGCAAGGAAACATCCCAGAGCCAGATGAGAGAGCTGTTCGGTTATGTGAGAGGTTGGGGTAACCCTGACAAAGACATCTTCCTCCAAATCCTGGAACACCATAATGAGCCAATAATCAGAGGACTCCGGGAATAA